tacaaaattacctccacaactgtggtactgtagcaggtgctctagctaatgaggcatttgaccgtacgattagaggatgattgagcgcggttactgtagcatcactgtagccaatcatgatgaaacttgactcattagattcgtctcgaaaagttacacccattcctaaaaaggttttacaaataaacttcgtttagtacttcatacatgcaTTTGTCTTTTTGTACAAAAATTTTCGTTGTTTTATCCAAACACGGCCGTGGTGTGAATCCTGAGTCGGCTGGCGTCGCGTCCGTCTCGGTGACGGTAAGCCGTATGCGGCGTGACCCTAGACTGTCTGGCGCCCACTTGCTGCATCGTGTCTCACGTTGCCCCATGCAGCCCTGTCAGACGGGCGTAGTGGGGAGGGCAGGTGAGCGCATTGACACCCGCGCGTCGTGTTAGGCTCGCCTTGGCCTCGCCTCGTGGAGTGCTCGCGTGGTTATAAATAGGGGCACCGGGTTCCTTGATTCCGCACAAGGAACGTTACATCCTTCTTAGCCATGACATCTAATTATTTTAGCCCTCTGAGAGCTTGAGTTCGCTTGGCTCGGACCGGTCTCTCGCTGATTGCTATTAGAGGATTGATCACGAGCGGAGGAGGACGAGAAGGAGGGGGATGAGCCCCTTGAATGGTGGTGGTGCTAAGGGCCCCTTTGGGAGGGCTCTCGATGGGCGGCTCCGGCTCCGTGCTATAGTGCCGCGGCATTGTGCTGCACTGTGCGGCACTGTAGCACGGAGCTGAACGCACCGGCTTTGCGCTACAGTCAACTAAGGAACAGGTGAAGCTGCGGAAGCCAGGTTTCACTGGTTTCTCCGGCTCTGCGCTACAGTGATCAACAGTGACGAAGCCGGAGCCTGGTGAGCCCTCCCAAAGAGGCCCTAAATGTGGTCCCGCACCCGACGTCTCGGTTTTTGGCGTCATTGCGGTACTATGGTTTTTCTAAGTGCGTCGGAGCGAGTAGAGGGTATGAGGTAGCCGTTGCCATCGGCTCCCGCACCGTCGGAGGTGGAGTCAGCACCGCGGCACCTACGGTGGCCCCGTCGCACGACTCTGCTTCACGCGGAGGTTCGACCGCAACTCCGGTCCTACCCAACCACCACGGCCTTCTCGGTACTCGGTAGGAACACGCCCATCATCCTGCTACTGCGCATACCCCCTCTCCTAATTCGCACCTCGGGGGAGTGGTGCTGTCATGTTGGTAGTTAGAGGATGGACCACAAAACGATTTCCCATGCTGGTCTTCTCTTGCCAGTAAAGCACTCTGCTTCACCTTCCAGCGTTGCCCATTCGAGTAGCGCTCCAGTAGTTTGTTCTTGTACACGACCAACGGCCGACTATCATGTAATGCCATTGAGTTTTGGCAATGTACACATGATGTCGCTTTGGTGTTCGAGTGTGTAATGTGATCGTTGGGCGCATATGTTTACCAACCTTGTGTGCGATCTCCCAACTCAAACCCCCACACGAGGTTGTCCGGGAGTTCGGCCTTTCGGCTCGCCCTTCCTGTGGCTTGGACTTGAGAGGTAGGTTGGGCGCACACCATTTGATGGGCTGCTTGACAGGAAGCGCGTCTCATAGTCACTGTGGTGGGATCAGCTGATCGGCCCACTACTGCGCGTTGTGCCCCCTCCGCCCCATAGTACCTCCAAAGCATAAACGGAGGGCGGGTCTCTCGCCACTTCCACGCGCATTCATCATTTCGACTCCCCATCTAGTTAGGCCACCGCCGCTACTGCTTGCTCCGGCTTTCTCCCTTTCGCTGCTCCGTTGCAGGGTTCACGATGTTCCCGTTATTGCGGCCATGGCATTATGTGGCCGCTCGGATGTCAGCTTCTCGCGAGCCGGCGGACTTGTCGAGTGCGACCTCCTGCGCGAGAGGATGGCAGCCAAGGAGTGGCTGCTGCCTGGGCTGGAGGATGCGTTGGTGGCGCCTGACGGCTACGTCGTCTCCTTAATACCCTTCCATGAGGGCGGGTTCATAATGGCCGTGTATCGTTTCTTCCGTGATTTGCTGCTCTACTATAGGGTCAAGCTCCAGCATCTGACCCCCAACAGGATCCACCACATCGCGGTTTTCATCACGATGTGCGAGGTCTATCTGGGAAACAACCCCCACTTCAAGCTATGGCAGTACCTATTCTATGTCACCGTGAATAAGAGGAGGAACATGGTCTTTCCGATGGGCTGCACCAGCATCCATCTCTAGAGGGATCGCGCCATCAAATACCTCGATGTGAACATTGTCTCATCCCACAAGAGCTGGCACTCACAGTGGTTCTACATCATGTTGATAGCCAAAAttagcaccaaccggtctgaccagtctgaccgagcggtctgaccggtcgaggcactgtggcctgtccggcagagaccgatcggtctgaccggtaggtctgaccggtctagaagGAGTCTGAGTCAAATAAGTATTTTTGTAGATCTAGATCTGTAATAGGGATTCCTtgtgggataagtccaccccaccctataaatataaagggtcacggccgattgaggatatCCAATCGAACAAAAGCAATACAAACActactttttatcttttataccttttctccaaaccctagcttttccaacctccatctgttgttcttcctttATCTCTGCGatgtctgaaggcgttctaggtggccttccgttcctagaacaaccctacgtgcgccaacccagacggggtccctcccgggttagCGTTCGCAAgccgtcgccgattctcaccggcgaccgatctgaccggtccacGCAGgaagagctgcatcgagctctttctcgcgccgcacgatctagtgcaTTCGTGTGTTGATCCGTAAAAGGTGTCAACAtattttttggcgactccgctggggaagaaagatcttggttagcAAAACTGATCTAATCTACCccgaagaagatgggctctacTGCCGAAATCGACCCGGACAACATCATCCCTTCGACATACGAGCATCTTCCAGAGGAAGTTcgtctgctgctggaggagcgcaagaagaagcgcgATGAAGAAGATCAACTAGCGGCGCTTGCAAGCATCAAGGTCGATCGACGCAGCAAAgtcaccaagatcaaggagatcgacttcgcttctacctccacagatgcatctactgaggtaacacctgctgcaactgctccaccatcaggtgttactatggaacaaattcagaaattgctagctgagcgtgatgtttattgggttaattggcttagctctaagGAAAGAGAATCGGCTGGTAAGTAACCAGAAACAGCCGATGAACATCCGTCTGtttctacttctgaattttatgttcctcaaccattggcagcatctcctacgattcaacctcaatatgggatgccgatgaattatttcagtggtcaaactGTGACACCCACGTACACTGATCCCATTATGAGTATTTTTTGTTCGGCCAACATTAGCCGAACAAATGAGATTGTTCAGTATACACCACCAGAACTCGCCAGGAACTCAGTACCACACATCAGCCCTATCTGCGACGAGATGTTCGACCGATATGTGTAGCGTTGGCAAAAccggcagagaccggtcagaccggtataccagtccggtcaaaccggttcccccccaccggtccgaccggtcgtacCGACCAGTTCGACCGGTCCATTCGGtcagtttgtttcaaaccagCGTGAGGTATCTATATCCACACAGCCAAATTCTTTGAGTCATTTTGATAAAATGCTTactgattataagaatgatttggctaatttacttagagaaagttttggagtggatgttagaagaaaaacccgcacataccaaaagccgtatcctacttcatttgattcggttgcataccctgctggttttaggttgTCTGAGTTTGTTAAGTTCAGTGGGGAAGATACTAGGAGTacttttgagcatattagtcagtattttgcccaattaggagaagctggttcaataaacgagttgaaagtgcgtttattttctttatctttaatTGGAATCGCTTTCTCATGGTTTTTATCTTTGGCACCTAATTCTATTGGctcatgggaacaattagagcagaagttccatgagcacttttttctgtgggcatgatgaacttaaattgtctcacttgacattggttagacaatcgcgtgatcaatctgtcaatgattacataagacgattccgcgatacaaaaaaccgatgctttaatATAAATATTGCAGAGAAAGATTTAGCTGATTTGGTATTTAATGGCTTGcgctctcatattaaagaaaaattagagggctatgatttctttactgttactcaggtgcatcaaagagctttggctgTAGAAAGTCGAAGCAAAGAGTCCCAACAATCCCATAGGCATCATCGTTCTAGTGTGCATGCTTTAGAGTGCAATTCAGATTGTTCgaacgatgaatctaatgatgtatataCTGCTGAGTTTGCTTGGCCATCTCAAGTTAAACTGTTTActtgttctgctcttaagccgattcacaaaaatcggcaagacaaaaaatttacttttgaaGTATCCAAGTGCGAAagaatatttgatgagttatatagacttggatacatcaagatgtcacATACTTTACCACCGCTTGAAGAGTTGAAGCGGCGAGCATATTGCAAGCTCCATAATACTTTttcacatgctactaatgattgtaatatgTTACGTAGACAgattcaatcggccattaatgaaggacgattggttattCTTAATATGCAGGTTGATCAGAATCCTTTCCTAGTGCATATGTTGGAATTGAATAATCCTAAAGTGCTAGTTCGGCCGAGTCAAGCCAAATCAACTAAAGGAAAAAATGTAGTCATTGGCGATGAAAGACCTAAAAAGAAGCTGATATTGAAGACCCCTGAAGGCGCAAAAACACTTGGagggcaagacaagaagaagaaggccgacaacaagtcgaccggtatgaccggccacagcggcggtctgactggttcgaccggtcttaccggtcatgggactggtctgaccagtgCGTCCGGTAAATCTGGGAACTCCTCCAAGATCAAGACAATGCCGAGTTttaaggaactcttggccaaatatgagaaggaagggagtgctCAGAGACAGAAGGCGCGACCAAGCAAAGTCAAGGATACGGGATCAAcatcaagacatcaagagcaatcgagtcaaggtaactatacttcatctagtggaccgattgctccatggtattgctggtatccttacttttatacaccaatggattatagtaggatgtatatgcagtcatattatattcaatatcctctTATGTATCCAAACCATGCAAAACGACCGAtcgttgctagcaataatctggtccaacaagatgttgattgcagcaaggaAAATGAGAAGAGTAAGGAGCAAGACTCAAAATATTtatagccgaggtggtgtccctaaagtttgtctcatactcagaagcgaaggctgcaacgtatgcgcaagaaggaggcaatggaACAACAAGTAGAGGCCGAGCCGAAGATGTCAGCAATCATGAAGAAGGTATGGCGGCCGAAATAAGTTGTTTCAACATCGACTTGATTAGAGCAAAACATGGCCGATAATTGTTTATCGCCCTTAgtacaaaaaatggccgatgtgatgttaatcatcgcccttagacaattttggctcagaagaatattttttggcaagcaagctttaccaaaaaacagggggcatatgttgacagtcAAAATTAGCACCAACCTGTCTGAgtgagcggtctgaccggtcgaggcactgtggcctgtccggcagggaccgatcggtctgaccggtatgtctgaccggtctaggaggagtccgagtcAAATAAGGATTTTTGTAGACCTAGATCTGTAATAGGGATTCCTcgtgggataagtccaccccaccctataaatataaagggtcacggccgattgaggatatccaatcgaacaaaatcaatacaaacacTACTTTCTATCCTTTTTAccttttctccaaaccctagcttttccaacctccaTCTGCTAtttttccttcgtctccgcgacgtctgaagACGTTATAGGTGGCCTGccaatcctagaacaaccctacgtgtgcctaccctgacggggtccctcccgggttagCGTTCGTAGGCTATCGCCGATTCTCAtcggtgaccggtctgaccggtcccataGACCGGTCTGATTGCTCCACGCAGGAAGAGCTGTATCGAGCTTTTTCtcgcgccgcacgatctagtgcaTTCGTGTGTTGATCCGTAAAAGACGTCAACACATCAAGAATGACATAGATGCCCCTCTGCCCCTCTTTACCAGCCGTACCGTTGAAGAGCGGCTGGGCCACTGGTACTACGGGCCCGGCAAGAAAGAGAAGAGGCTCGCCGGCCTGCTCGCTGCTATCATTCACCTGAAAGGGATAGGCGTCGCCAATGATGGCGTCATCTGCGCCAAGCGCAGGCTGCCCCATTGATGGCTCGGAGACTGCCGATGTACCGGATGATAGCCGGCGCGGAGTGGGAAGGTACGGACATCTCATTGGAGGAGTTGGCCAACTCCGAGATCTAGCAACGCCTCGGGAGACATCCGGGAAGCGGCATGTGGAGTACCTGATCGAGGGGCACTAGCCGATGCGACATGAGGAGGGTTACCTGGACCTGGTGAGATGTTCGACTCCATTTCTTTGTGCTTTCCTCGTTTCCCTGATTTCGACGTTGATTTGGGTTCCGACAACCACAGTCGAGGTTCGAACCTTTTCGTTATTCCCCCGCACAACTGTCTGAGGACGCGGTTAGGCATGTTGCCTAACGCATCGCTGCCGAGGCGGCAAAGAAGAAGAACGACTGGAAGGCGAAGAATCAGGCGAGGCTCGACCGGCGCGGCCGCAGCTGGAGctcggacgaggaggaggccacagaaaatgacgacgacgacgatagTGCTGATGATGGCGGGTGCCAGGATGCAATGGGGGATGAGTTCTGGGAGGACCTGGTGAAAGAGAATGAGGATGTTGCTTGCGCCCCCAACTCCGGGGTGGTGATACCTGTCGGAGCCCCCGGGAACAAGGATCATCCACGCTACATCAGACCACAGGGATGGAGGATCACAGGAAACGGGGATGTGATGACCCGGTGTCGCAGTACTAAAGCTCTACTATTTGTACCAGCATCCAGCCGATACTAAATGAACATggggccatttagtaccggccgctGACTCCAGCCGGTACCAAATGGTCGCTAGCCGTTGCGCGCCGGTGTCAGTGGCGCTCTTTAATGCCGGCTGGTACTAATCGGCTCCATGGAGCACTGTAGCTTAGGTTCGATATTAAATGAGCAtgttagtaccggaccaaagcATGTCCTgtactaacggccgcggacgaCCGTTTTCTAGCAGTGGAGAATAATCTTGGTTGACGCTATTTTTTTCACAATTTCATCACACACTCACTTTACTTTATGTCATGTtacaaacctagaaaacaacaTGCAACATGCCTTCATCAGGTCAAGAGAAAAGCTAATACGATCTCGTATGAAGAAACTCATGTTACATCTGACATATCTCAGTACCAACACGATTTGTCCTTAGAGTTCAATCTGACCGTTAAAATCATGAAAGGTAGGTAGATCTAATTGGACGACTTTTTAGCTATTTTTTTCTATcgttaaaaataaaatttatataatatatatttgggtaaagtctatttttgaccatccaactgtCACCTAAGTTTGATTTTGGTCATCCAAATCCAAGACCAGGTATTCTTGGCCATAACCTATCAAAATTGTTCATATTTGGCCATCAGACGGTTTTGTTAGGTGGTTTTGGGTGAGGTGGATACCCTATGGCGATGGGCCCCCCTATCAGCattcctctctctttcttctatctcatcctctcctctctccctttcTTGCTCCTGCTACACTGCCGGCAGGGCAAGCTCGAGCTCCGCTATGAGCGCTCTTCTTCTGTGGGATCTTCAGCACAGCGGGCGCAGAGGAACATcgggccgtcctcctcctcgtcctcattGTCGGTGCTGGGGACGCGCTACTAAGCGCAGAGGAGAAGTTCGCGGCGGGGAGGTCGTGGTGGCATAGCTGGTGGTTGAGAGGaagatggaggcggcggcgaggccggtttCGGCGGGTCATGGGCGGGGTGGTAGCCAGCACTGGTGTCCgagcgagctcgagctccaccGCGGGCTAGCACCGCTGGGCCAGTGAGCTAGGCTCTACCACGGGCCAGCGCGACCAGCCGAGCGAGCTGTAGAGGTAGAGGGGAGGGTGGCGGGGCGGTGCAATGTGAGAATAGAGTGAGAGGaccagagaggagagagagggggggggggagagaagagagaagagaggagtggAGTGGAGAGCCGACAGGTAGGCCACCGCCCGCCACGTAACGTCTATGTCAGCAAAACCACCAGCACGTGCATGTCACCCAAACCAACCAGCAAAACCATCCGATGACCAAATATGAATGATTTTGATAGTTTAATGACCAAGAATACCCAGTTTTGGAGTTGGATGATCAAAATCGAACTCAGGTGATAGCTGGATGGCCAAAAATGAATCTATATATTTCTCCTATCACCTCTTAGGAGGTAATATGTACTAATAACCGTCCAGATCTATTTAAATGGATAGTTCAGTCATTTCAGAGTagtatagcaaaaaaaaaacccgtATTTGCCTAATTGGTTAAGCTTCTGCTTCTTTTTAGAATAACAATTAATTCAAATTTCTAAAGATTGTACCCCTTGTCCTCCAAGTAAAGACAGAAAAAGTGCACAACTTAACTTGGTTGTAGGTGAGTAGGTCCTGGTTAAATACAAATACATTTTCAATCACATATAGAAATTACATGAGTTTTCTTATTGATTGTAGTATCACACAAATCTACACATGTGCcatatttttctctataatCAAATGCAAATATAATAGCCAAGTAAGCATGTGCATACATACACATTCTGCACTCTTATGTCGTATAGATGCTATTGAATACACCGAATGCAGAAAGATCCAGGACCAGCAGGAACAAAGGACCCGGACATTGATCATCAAATCAAGCTGTAAGACCCACTATGTCTGAATCAACAGCACCCTAGATTGCCGCAGGAAAAACTCAGCAGAACCCAATCTCTACTCTGAATCCACCAAATCTGCCAATTCAGACTTCATAATACTTTACTTGCATGCATATGTTTCTATCCTTCACAAGGAGGCACTACAGTGTAATTCACCACACCTCTTATTTGTAAGCTGCAAACATACACAATAGGCTGTACTTTTTTGCAGAAATCAAAGTGTCTTTGGTAGATCATATGCTTTCTTGAGGAACTTTGTAGCTGCCTCTTCATTTCGATAGCACAAAATACGTAATATCGTGTTGGGGTGATCTGGGCTCCAATGGGGAGGCACCGGAGGCATGGGGAACCTAGATTTTGTTGTACATTCATATGATTCAGAATAAAAAATTGCCTTCTTGAATCGTTCAATGAGGGTCTCAGTATCTGTCTGCAGGAGTGGTAGAATGCTTTTAACCTCGAAGGAAGCCTTGGCAACTAATTCCTCCGGCAGGCCGTCACTGTATGTTAAATACAAGCCTCGGAGGGCTCTGAAGTCGTCCTCTATTATCTGATAGTCCTGACAACAGAAAGCACGTGTCGGTCCACCAGCTAGAAGCACCAACAGAAAGGCATCAAATGAGGCTTTCATCAATGCAGTTATCAGACGGTTTCGCACTTTGATATGCACTGTGGAAGATACAAGCCTAAGGATGGGACCTAGCTCTTTTAACAAAGGCAGTATCCTGTTTGATGCAGGGCTACCAACATAGAGAGTATCCATAAGAACATGACTCAGATCATTGAATATCACCATATATGCAGTTGTCTCACACAGCTGCCGGATTCCTTCTTGGCAATCTGCCTGGGATAGCTCAAAGTTGATGTTCAGTTCACCAGCAACATCAGGTTGAGCAGCATTTCGCAAGCATGCTTTTATCTTCATATCCAGGTTTTTTAACCCATTTTGGATGTAGTGGAGGGTATTTATTCGAAAACATAGACCAGGAAGACTAGAGGCTTCATTTCTAGTTGTTGATCCAACTTGTGATCCTCGCTTCACAGGAAATTGttgtttttcatttttcttgaaTAATTTGGATCCAACATCACACCTTGTTAGATGAGGTAGCTGAGGAAATACAGTGCTCTGTGTTCCTGCAAATTAATTCTAAATGAAGTCACCAACATTATTATGCGCTAGAACTGTCTTCACAATATACTTACCACAGCCAGATTTCACTTTAGAGACATAATAATGTAGAAATTTATCAAGTCCAGCTGTCAGATCAGAAAGCAGAGTAGAGTGCATTGGTATAGACAACTCAAAAAATGCATCAAAAGTCTCCTCAATTAACTGCAGCATCTCCACAGAAGAGGGAGCAAAACTGTCCCTGTTATTATCCATTGGGTTCCAAGTCTGCATAGCAATTCAAAAAATTAATGAGCCATTATATAAAGTTCTGAGTTTCTAGCTAAAATGTTACATaaatattttgaaacattgcAGGCTCTTTTTTATGTTTTTTGTCAGTCTTTGAGGGGATTGCTGAGAAGGATGAAGCATGAGTGCCCAAAATAGCAGATCACTTGGAGTCAGGAATCAAGGGCTCACATATTAAACTTCTGATGTGTAGTAACTAGTGCCTCATATTCATCATTAAACTTGGAGTTATTGTTGATAAAAATCAATGCAACAAATCAACATGCCCAAGCATGCAACAGTAACAACAATTGAAAATGCAGTTTTACTTTCAATATGCTGTGAAGTCTTAGAAGTAAATAAGATGTCAAGGTTATTGCTATGCATAATAGGTAATATATTGGAGCAAAGAAAAACAAGGGCACCTCCTGCTCTAACTTCTGGTCAGCGCATCCTTTAAATTTGTCTATTTGTTCTTTTACCCATGCTTTCACCAGATTAGCCATTACAGTTCCAGCTTCATAAGGTGGCATTTGTTTTACCAATGACTTGCCTCCATCAGCAATGTCCATAGAATCTTCAATAGCAATATGAATTAGATCCTTTTCTAACTTGTCAGCCGCCTTAAGAACTTGAACTGTATCTGGTGTGAGCTCTGTAAGCCCAGCAGTAAATTGTTTCAGCTCATTTTCGAAGCAAGCATGAAGGGTTGCAACCGCGACACCAGCAGCAAGGGGGTGCCATTTCTTCAATATTGGAGTGTATACATTTTTCTCCTTAATAGCAAGGTCCCTTGTTTTCTTTGCCAGAAATGACAGGGCAGGCCTATGGTTCCTTGATGACTGCTTTGAAGCTCCCTCTTCCATTGTCTGTATGAATCAACACTACACAAAGAATAAGCACTGGTACAAGTGTTTAAAGTTAAATATATTAATAAAGCACTTCATAATGTTGTCATAAATAGGTGCAAACAAGTTGAAAGAAGCAATTTTCAGACAGTTATCAGCAGCACGCGGTGTATAAGGTTGCAGCCATGCTTTACAGAATCTGGCAACATTTTGTGAAATACGACAGAAAATagttaaaaaggaaaaaaaaggaaagaggtttgaatttcaaaatatCCATATTTAAACAGTGAAACAACTGAGCAAAACAGTCATCCTGTTTGGAACTTACTTGAGCAAAAGCAGAGCGAAGTGATGAGTGTATATAGGTTTCAATCCTGCTGCGCATAACATCAATATCTCCCTTCACTCCACTATGGTATTCATAAGACATATCTTGATTTTCAACAAGAATCTTTGCACTTGAGATTCCTATTGAAACAATATATTGCAGGGAATAAATATTACCAGTATTGAAAGTTTCATGGTACACAAGCAGCCTTTTCTCGGTCCAGCCCATTATCGAGTTTAAAGTGGAGCCCAATACATCAGAATAATCTGGGTCTTTTGTTATTTTTGCATCTTTTGCAATTTCAACTAATAGATTCTCCGTAGCACAAAGCAAATCATTATTTGCTTGGCCCAACATGACAAAATGGTTGAACAATGCCCAGGTAAAGTAAAGGTTGTGGAGCATTTGATTGACTCCAAAAATAGGCCAAGTTTTCTTTAACAGCTCCATTGTTTCATCAATCTCTTGTACAATAGAGCCTTCCTCAACATCAAAGCAAGCTTCTACCAACATCTTGTAGATATGGAGATTCAGTGGGAAGCCATCTGCCCAGTGACACTCGTCAGAGGTTTCATCAAGGGATCTACATGCAAGGGACATGACAGCACTGCGTAGCCTTATCATGGACTCAGAGTTCCTCCCAGTTTCAAGTTTCCCATCATATGCTTCATGTATTATTTGCCGCATTCTTTTCGCAGAAATGCTTGATTTCTTTAAAGGAACAAGAGGGTGGACAAGCAAACCAGCCTCGAGAAGCTTGAAATTCCTAGTTTGCCAAGCCTCGTACTCGAGAGGGTCCAGGAAATCTGATGCTTTACACTTCTGCAGGAACTCTAAGGGCCAAACCATAGATTCTGCAGGTCTGCCAAGCTGTTTGAAGGGAGAAAAAAAGGTGAAAATGAACTTATATTTTGTGCCTCTATGTGTACACAACAGAAATACGGTTCAGTAAATTCTAGATAATTAAGTGCAGGACTCTGAAAGCAATAGTGACCCACCAATGACTATCAGGTAATTTACTTTCCTAGAATGCTTCATTCTTGCTGAAGCTTGGCAAATGAGAGAAAAGGTAAAGGGAAGGATGCCAAATTTCTAGATATGCCAAATTTGAACTGCATAATAAGAATTGGACTACTCACTGACTAGGAGTAACATAATAAGAAAATCTACACGGTGCAATAAATCACCAAGAAAAAAGACTGATTATTTCCATTATTTATAAGCTGAATGGACACCCCTGGCTGGCATGGTATACTTTTATATTATATCTTTCTTTGCCAACTTAGCTCTACATTGCTGAATCACACATGccctaggctgtgtttagatcactttgcattttgcatttttggaagggaatcttcaacatttgaagtattaaatgtcgactaatcacaaaactaattacaaatctcgtctgtaaactacgagacgaatctaatgagcct
The Panicum virgatum strain AP13 chromosome 6N, P.virgatum_v5, whole genome shotgun sequence genome window above contains:
- the LOC120679510 gene encoding protein unc-13 homolog, which translates into the protein MARLYRDSSRSSDPAAATTAPPLPSPLPDLGVALSDADLRATAYELLVAASRVTAAKPLTYIPQSAAAATKTKGAFGLGSSPSSSGGTAAVLELVRARMGVTEQADARIRRALLRVAAGQLGRPAESMVWPLEFLQKCKASDFLDPLEYEAWQTRNFKLLEAGLLVHPLVPLKKSSISAKRMRQIIHEAYDGKLETGRNSESMIRLRSAVMSLACRSLDETSDECHWADGFPLNLHIYKMLVEACFDVEEGSIVQEIDETMELLKKTWPIFGVNQMLHNLYFTWALFNHFVMLGQANNDLLCATENLLVEIAKDAKITKDPDYSDVLGSTLNSIMGWTEKRLLVYHETFNTGNIYSLQYIVSIGISSAKILVENQDMSYEYHSGVKGDIDVMRSRIETYIHSSLRSAFAQTMEEGASKQSSRNHRPALSFLAKKTRDLAIKEKNVYTPILKKWHPLAAGVAVATLHACFENELKQFTAGLTELTPDTVQVLKAADKLEKDLIHIAIEDSMDIADGGKSLVKQMPPYEAGTVMANLVKAWVKEQIDKFKGCADQKLEQETWNPMDNNRDSFAPSSVEMLQLIEETFDAFFELSIPMHSTLLSDLTAGLDKFLHYYVSKVKSGCGTQSTVFPQLPHLTRCDVGSKLFKKNEKQQFPVKRGSQVGSTTRNEASSLPGLCFRINTLHYIQNGLKNLDMKIKACLRNAAQPDVAGELNINFELSQADCQEGIRQLCETTAYMVIFNDLSHVLMDTLYVGSPASNRILPLLKELGPILRLVSSTVHIKVRNRLITALMKASFDAFLLVLLAGGPTRAFCCQDYQIIEDDFRALRGLYLTYSDGLPEELVAKASFEVKSILPLLQTDTETLIERFKKAIFYSESYECTTKSRFPMPPVPPHWSPDHPNTILRILCYRNEEAATKFLKKAYDLPKTL